The Stenotrophomonas maltophilia genome includes a region encoding these proteins:
- the tdh gene encoding L-threonine 3-dehydrogenase: protein MKALVKREAAKGVWLEEVPVPTPGPNEVLIKLEKTAICGTDLHIYLWDEWSQRTIKPGLTIGHEFVGRVAALGSAVTGYEIGQRVSAEGHIVCGHCRNCRGGRPHLCPNTVGIGVNVNGAFAEYMVMPASNLWPIPDQIPSELAAFFDPYGNAAHCALEFNVIGEDVLITGAGPIGIIAAGICKHIGARNVVVTDVNDFRLKLAADMGATRVVNVANQSLKDVMKELHMEGFDVGLEMSGNPRAFNDMLDCMYHGGKIAMLGIMPKGAGCDWDKIIFKGLTVQGIYGRKMYETWYKMTQLVLSGFPLGKVMTHQLPIDDFQKGFDLMEEGKAGKVVLSWN from the coding sequence ATGAAGGCCCTGGTCAAGCGCGAAGCGGCCAAGGGCGTCTGGCTGGAAGAGGTTCCGGTGCCGACCCCGGGCCCGAACGAGGTCCTGATCAAGCTGGAGAAGACCGCGATCTGCGGTACCGACCTGCACATCTACCTGTGGGACGAGTGGAGCCAGCGCACCATCAAGCCGGGCCTGACCATCGGCCACGAATTCGTCGGTCGCGTCGCCGCACTCGGCTCGGCCGTGACCGGCTATGAAATCGGCCAGCGCGTCTCGGCCGAAGGCCACATCGTCTGCGGCCACTGCCGCAACTGCCGTGGCGGCCGCCCGCACCTGTGCCCGAACACCGTCGGCATCGGCGTCAACGTCAACGGCGCCTTCGCCGAGTACATGGTGATGCCGGCCAGCAACCTGTGGCCGATCCCGGACCAGATCCCGTCGGAGCTGGCTGCGTTCTTCGACCCGTACGGCAATGCCGCGCACTGTGCGCTGGAGTTCAACGTGATCGGCGAGGACGTGCTGATCACCGGTGCCGGCCCGATCGGCATCATCGCCGCCGGCATCTGCAAGCACATCGGTGCGCGCAACGTGGTGGTGACCGACGTCAATGATTTCCGCCTGAAGCTGGCCGCCGACATGGGTGCCACCCGCGTGGTCAACGTGGCCAACCAGTCGCTGAAGGACGTGATGAAGGAACTGCACATGGAGGGCTTCGACGTGGGCCTGGAAATGAGCGGCAACCCGCGCGCGTTCAACGACATGCTCGACTGCATGTACCACGGCGGCAAGATCGCCATGCTCGGCATCATGCCCAAGGGCGCCGGCTGCGACTGGGACAAGATCATCTTCAAGGGCCTGACCGTGCAGGGCATCTACGGCCGCAAGATGTACGAGACCTGGTACAAGATGACCCAGCTGGTGCTGTCCGGCTTCCCGCTCGGCAAGGTGATGACCCACCAGCTGCCGATCGACGACTTCCAGAAGGGCTTCGACCTGATGGAAGAAGGCAAGGCCGGCAAGGTTGTTTTGAGCTGGAATTGA
- a CDS encoding TorF family putative porin — protein MKHARACLAIAAALTLAAPFAASAQENESPYSWNVTAVSDYLFRGVSQTDEDPTLQAGFTYTSPVGLYAGVWGSGVDFGAGDPKTEVDYLIGYGVDVTERVNFDVLLNRYTYLKSSHQNYNELITTTTLDDTYKLTVAYTNDVWNSSTDGWYFGLGGSWGLPKDFTLNANVGRSTFEDGIAKDYTDWNVGVARQFGLFNVGLGYYGTDGNGRDNSGKLAHSRVMLSVAVGK, from the coding sequence ATGAAGCACGCCCGTGCCTGCCTCGCCATTGCCGCTGCCCTGACCCTGGCCGCCCCGTTCGCCGCCAGCGCCCAGGAAAACGAATCGCCGTACAGCTGGAACGTCACCGCTGTTTCCGATTACCTGTTCCGTGGTGTGTCGCAGACCGACGAGGATCCGACCCTGCAGGCCGGTTTCACCTACACCAGCCCGGTTGGCCTGTACGCAGGCGTGTGGGGCTCGGGCGTGGATTTTGGTGCGGGTGACCCGAAGACCGAGGTCGACTACCTGATCGGCTACGGCGTGGACGTCACCGAGCGCGTCAACTTCGACGTGCTGCTGAACCGCTACACCTACCTGAAGTCCAGCCACCAGAACTACAACGAGCTGATCACCACCACCACGCTGGATGACACCTACAAGCTGACGGTGGCCTACACCAACGATGTCTGGAACAGCAGCACCGATGGCTGGTACTTCGGCCTGGGCGGCAGCTGGGGCCTGCCGAAGGACTTCACCCTGAATGCCAACGTCGGTCGCAGCACCTTCGAGGACGGCATCGCCAAGGACTACACCGACTGGAACGTCGGCGTCGCGCGCCAGTTCGGCCTGTTCAACGTCGGCCTGGGCTACTACGGCACCGACGGCAACGGCCGTGACAATTCCGGCAAGCTGGCCCACAGCCGGGTGATGCTGAGCGTCGCCGTAGGCAAGTAA
- the kbl gene encoding glycine C-acetyltransferase has product MTDASSALTRHYAEELDAIRAQGLFKSERIITSPQSAEITLEDGRKVLNFCANNYLGLADHPDLIQAAKDALDTHGFGMASVRFICGTQDLHKQLEKQIADFFGKQDTILYAACFDANGGLFEPLLGENDAIISDALNHASIIDGVRLCKAKRFRYANCDMADLEAQLQAADAAGCKTKLITTDGVFSMDGFIAPLDEITALAKKYNALVHIDECHATGFLGATGRGSAEVKGVLEKIDIITGTLGKAMGGALGGFTCASAEVIELLRQRSRPYLFSNSLPPHVVAAGIKAFEMLAAADDLRDTLVENTRYFREKMVAAGFDVKPGVHPISPVMLYDAPLAQKFAERLLEEGIYAIGFFFPVVPKGQARIRTQISAAHSREHLDRAIDAFTRIGVELGVIKG; this is encoded by the coding sequence ATGACCGACGCCTCCTCCGCCCTGACCCGCCACTACGCCGAGGAACTGGACGCCATCCGCGCCCAGGGCCTGTTCAAGTCCGAGCGGATCATCACCAGCCCGCAGTCGGCCGAGATCACCCTCGAGGATGGCCGCAAGGTGCTGAACTTCTGTGCCAACAACTACCTGGGCCTGGCCGACCATCCGGACCTGATCCAGGCCGCCAAGGATGCGCTGGATACCCACGGCTTCGGCATGGCCTCGGTGCGCTTCATCTGCGGTACCCAGGACCTGCACAAGCAGCTGGAGAAGCAGATCGCCGACTTCTTCGGCAAGCAGGACACCATTCTGTACGCCGCCTGTTTCGACGCCAACGGCGGCCTGTTCGAACCGCTGCTCGGTGAGAACGACGCGATCATTTCCGATGCACTGAACCACGCCTCGATCATCGACGGCGTGCGCCTGTGCAAGGCCAAGCGCTTCCGCTACGCCAACTGCGACATGGCCGACCTGGAAGCCCAGCTGCAGGCCGCCGATGCCGCCGGCTGCAAGACCAAGCTGATCACCACCGACGGCGTGTTCTCGATGGACGGCTTCATTGCCCCGCTGGACGAGATCACCGCGCTGGCGAAGAAGTACAACGCGCTGGTGCACATCGACGAATGCCACGCCACCGGCTTCCTCGGTGCCACCGGCCGCGGCTCGGCCGAAGTGAAGGGCGTGCTGGAGAAGATCGACATCATCACCGGCACCCTGGGCAAGGCCATGGGCGGCGCACTGGGCGGCTTCACCTGCGCCAGCGCCGAGGTGATCGAGCTGCTGCGCCAGCGTTCGCGGCCGTACCTGTTCTCCAACTCGCTGCCGCCGCATGTGGTGGCCGCCGGCATCAAGGCGTTCGAGATGCTGGCCGCCGCTGACGACCTGCGCGACACCCTGGTGGAGAACACCCGCTACTTCCGCGAAAAGATGGTCGCCGCCGGTTTCGACGTGAAGCCGGGCGTGCACCCGATCAGCCCGGTGATGCTGTACGACGCACCGCTGGCGCAGAAGTTCGCCGAGCGCCTGCTCGAAGAAGGCATCTACGCGATCGGCTTCTTCTTCCCGGTGGTGCCCAAGGGCCAGGCGCGCATCCGCACCCAGATCAGCGCTGCGCACAGCCGCGAGCACCTGGACCGCGCGATCGATGCGTTCACCCGCATCGGTGTCGAGCTGGGCGTGATCAAGGGTTGA
- a CDS encoding OmpA family protein: MNKKILTAALLGGLAFAQAASAQEFDDRWYLTGSAGFNFQDSDRLTNDAPFVTLGLGKFISPNWSLDGELNYQNPNFDANKDMNWSQYGVSLDLRRHFIKEGRGWNPYLLAGLGYQKSEEEYNPISGGLADRKDGNFAAKVGVGLQTTFEKRVAVRAEVAYRADFDDQSVNPKRAGNDESWFGDVLASVGVVIPLGPAPVAAAPAPAPVAPSCADLDDDGDGVNNCDDKCPNSQPGQTIGPDGCPVPVSIDLKGVNFDFDKSNLRPDAVAILSEATEILKRYPDLRVEVAGHTDSKGTDAYNQKLSERRATAVYNYLTKNGVDAGRLVGPIGYGESRPIAPNTNPDGSDNPEGRAKNRRTELNVQN; encoded by the coding sequence ATGAACAAGAAGATCCTTACTGCCGCGCTGCTGGGTGGTCTGGCTTTCGCCCAGGCTGCGTCCGCGCAGGAGTTCGATGACCGCTGGTACCTGACCGGTTCGGCCGGCTTCAACTTCCAGGACAGCGACCGCCTGACCAATGACGCTCCGTTCGTCACCCTGGGCCTGGGCAAGTTCATCAGCCCGAACTGGTCGCTGGACGGTGAGCTGAACTACCAGAACCCGAACTTCGACGCCAACAAGGACATGAACTGGTCGCAGTACGGCGTCTCGCTGGACCTGCGTCGCCACTTCATCAAGGAAGGCCGCGGCTGGAACCCGTACCTGCTGGCCGGCCTGGGCTACCAGAAGTCGGAAGAAGAGTACAACCCGATCAGCGGTGGCCTGGCTGACCGCAAGGACGGCAACTTTGCCGCCAAGGTCGGCGTCGGTCTGCAGACCACCTTCGAGAAGCGCGTCGCTGTCCGTGCCGAAGTCGCCTACCGCGCTGATTTCGACGACCAGAGCGTGAACCCGAAGCGTGCCGGCAACGATGAAAGCTGGTTCGGCGACGTGCTGGCTTCGGTCGGCGTCGTGATCCCGCTGGGCCCGGCTCCGGTCGCGGCTGCTCCGGCTCCGGCTCCGGTTGCCCCGAGCTGCGCCGACCTGGATGACGACGGTGACGGCGTCAACAACTGCGACGACAAGTGCCCGAACTCGCAGCCGGGTCAGACCATCGGTCCGGACGGTTGCCCGGTGCCGGTCTCCATCGACCTGAAGGGCGTCAACTTCGACTTCGACAAGTCGAACCTGCGTCCGGACGCCGTGGCGATCCTGAGCGAAGCCACCGAGATCCTGAAGCGTTACCCGGATCTGCGCGTTGAAGTCGCCGGTCACACCGACTCGAAGGGTACCGACGCTTACAACCAGAAGCTGTCGGAGCGTCGTGCTACCGCCGTGTACAACTACCTGACCAAGAACGGCGTTGACGCCGGTCGCCTGGTCGGCCCGATCGGCTACGGCGAGAGCCGTCCGATTGCTCCGAACACCAACCCGGATGGTTCGGACAACCCGGAAGGTCGCGCCAAGAACCGTCGTACCGAGCTGAACGTCCAGAACTAA
- a CDS encoding pseudouridine synthase, with protein sequence MRTRRPPAAPAARSHASRGRATPAATAAGVRHGLARVLSKAGVCSRSEAARWIAEGRVRVSGRIVRDPEFPIGQPAPPIEVDGQPMGAPQRLYLMLNKPRGVVTTVQDERGRDTVYRCFDGAGLPWIAPVGRLDKASEGLLLFSNDPQWAARLTDPETGPQKTYHVQVDRLPDDATLAALQAGVDDEGEFLVAQAVRVLRSGDKTAWLEVVLDEGRNRHIRRLLAAFDLQVLRLVRVAIGGLQLGDLGKGQWRMLEVNDQQRLGAAAPG encoded by the coding sequence TTGCGCACGCGCCGCCCACCTGCCGCCCCCGCCGCCCGCTCCCACGCATCGCGTGGGCGTGCGACTCCCGCTGCCACAGCCGCCGGTGTCCGTCATGGCCTGGCGCGCGTGCTGTCCAAGGCCGGCGTCTGCTCGCGCAGCGAGGCCGCGCGCTGGATTGCCGAGGGCCGCGTACGCGTCTCCGGCCGCATCGTGCGGGATCCCGAGTTCCCGATTGGCCAGCCGGCGCCGCCGATCGAGGTCGATGGCCAGCCGATGGGCGCACCGCAGCGCCTGTACCTGATGCTCAACAAGCCACGCGGGGTGGTGACCACCGTGCAGGACGAGCGTGGCCGCGACACCGTCTACCGCTGTTTCGATGGTGCAGGGCTGCCGTGGATAGCGCCGGTCGGGCGCCTGGACAAGGCCAGTGAAGGGCTGTTGCTGTTCAGCAACGATCCGCAGTGGGCGGCGCGCCTGACCGATCCGGAAACCGGTCCGCAGAAGACGTACCACGTGCAGGTCGACCGCCTGCCAGATGACGCCACGCTGGCGGCCCTGCAGGCTGGCGTGGATGACGAGGGCGAGTTCCTCGTGGCCCAGGCCGTGCGCGTGCTGCGCAGCGGCGACAAGACCGCGTGGCTGGAGGTGGTCCTCGACGAGGGCCGCAACCGCCACATCCGCCGCCTGCTGGCGGCCTTCGACCTGCAGGTGCTGCGCCTGGTCCGGGTTGCGATCGGCGGGCTGCAGCTCGGCGATCTCGGCAAGGGCCAGTGGCGGATGCTGGAGGTCAATGACCAGCAGCGGCTGGGGGCCGCTGCACCGGGCTGA